The DNA region GGACCCCGGAGGTGGCCCGGATCGTCGCACTGCGCGGCGCCGAGATCATCCTGTCCCCGGCCGGCGGTGGGTTCACCAGCCTCACCAGGAACTGGCAGATCATCGTGCAGGCCCGCGCGATCGAGAACCAGTGCTACGTCGGCCTGACCAACAACCTGTGGGGCGTCGAACAGGGCGCCGCGATGATCACCGGTCCCGAGCACCCTCTCGCCTTCGCGGGTCGGGACGAGCTGGTCGTGGCGACGCTCGACCTCGAGCGACTCCGGTGGTTGCGGTCCCACGACGACTCGATGGCCTCGCCCAAGCCCTTCGACTCCATCCCCGGCCTGCTCCGCGCCCGCCGACCCGAGATGTACGGCGACCTGGTCGCACCCCAGCCCGACGCCTTCGACTACACAGTGGGCTGCTGATGAGCGCCCAGATCATCCGCGGCGGGTGGGTGCTCGCGCCGGAGCCGGTCCGCAACGGAGCCGTCGTGGTGGAGAGCGGCGTGATCGTCGCCGTCGGGACCTACGACGAGGTGGTGGCGCAGTTCCCGGACGCGCCGGTCCACGGCGGGGAGTACGACATCGTCAGCCCCGGGTTCGTCAACACCCACGGACATTTCTCCGAGGGCCTCATCACCGGGATCGCGAGCCAGTACACGCTGTGGGAGTGGATCGGCGCCCTGATCCGGCCGGTCAGCGCCCACCTGACGCACCGGGCCGCCTACCTGGGCACGATGCTCTCGGCAATCCAGATGCTCCGCAGTGGCGTGACCACCGCGAACGACATGTTCGTCTCCGACCCGGGCACGACCGGGCCGATCACACCCGCCGTGGTGGACGCCTGTGACGAGCTCGGCCTGCGGGGCGTGCTCTCCTTCGGCGCCGGCGACGAGTGTGGGGCCCGCCCGTTCGGGCCCGCGTTCGACGAACACGAGGCGCTCCGGGAGGCCGTCGCCGCCAGCCGGCTGCAGACGTTCCGGATGGGCGTCGGCGCGATCGGCGGGCAGAGCGACGAGATGTTCGCCCACTCGGTCGACTACGCGACCGGCGGCGGCCACGGCGTCCACATGCACATCCAGGAGATCCGGGAGGAAATCACCGCGACCTTCGCCCGCACGGGCCGCACCGTGGTGCAGCACTGCGCGGAGGAGGGGCTCTTCGCGGCGCCCACCCTGGCCGCGCACTGCGTCTGGGTGGACCGCGCCGACCGGGCGATCCTCGCCGAACACCGGGTGGGCGTGGCCCACAACCCCGTCGCCAACATGATCCTCGCCAGCGGCGTGGCACCGGTCGCCGAGATGCGGGAGCTGGGCATCGAC from Dietzia sp. B32 includes:
- a CDS encoding amidohydrolase, with amino-acid sequence MSAQIIRGGWVLAPEPVRNGAVVVESGVIVAVGTYDEVVAQFPDAPVHGGEYDIVSPGFVNTHGHFSEGLITGIASQYTLWEWIGALIRPVSAHLTHRAAYLGTMLSAIQMLRSGVTTANDMFVSDPGTTGPITPAVVDACDELGLRGVLSFGAGDECGARPFGPAFDEHEALREAVAASRLQTFRMGVGAIGGQSDEMFAHSVDYATGGGHGVHMHIQEIREEITATFARTGRTVVQHCAEEGLFAAPTLAAHCVWVDRADRAILAEHRVGVAHNPVANMILASGVAPVAEMRELGIDVGIGVDGAASNDSQDFLQAMKSAALLARVHHQQATAMSAKEAWEMATIGGARALRMEDTIGSLEVGKKADLVVLDGDDPTLANVHDPYQAVVFVAGSREVDQVWIDGVRVVDDGDVVNVDPREIAAESRSVAARLVSDASLGTLSALVEA